From the genome of Edaphobacter dinghuensis, one region includes:
- the nuoI gene encoding NADH-quinone oxidoreductase subunit NuoI: MSKVRAAAAIAKGMSITLKEMFQPTEVENYPDGKGPMRGAKFQERFRGKHQLQRDENGLEKCVACFLCAAACPSNCIYIEAAENTESTRISSAERYAKVYNIDYNRCIFCGYCVEACPTDAITHGHGFELASLNATNLVMRKEDLLVPTQKLPDAVRSDKDKAEMLA, translated from the coding sequence ATGTCTAAAGTACGCGCAGCCGCAGCCATAGCCAAGGGGATGAGCATCACCCTCAAGGAGATGTTCCAGCCGACCGAAGTTGAAAACTACCCCGACGGCAAAGGCCCGATGCGAGGGGCCAAATTTCAGGAGCGTTTCCGCGGCAAGCACCAACTGCAGCGCGATGAGAACGGCCTCGAAAAATGTGTCGCCTGTTTTCTTTGCGCGGCAGCCTGTCCGTCAAACTGCATCTATATTGAAGCGGCCGAGAACACCGAGTCCACCCGTATCTCTTCTGCGGAGCGCTACGCCAAGGTCTACAACATCGACTACAACCGCTGCATCTTCTGCGGCTATTGTGTCGAGGCTTGCCCGACGGATGCCATCACGCACGGCCACGGCTTTGAGCTTGCCAGCCTCAACGCCACCAATCTCGTCATGCGCAAAGAGGATCTGCTCGTCCCCACGCAAAAGCTTCCCGACGCTGTCCGTTCTGATAAAGATAAAGCCGAGATGCTCGCCTAG
- a CDS encoding molybdopterin-dependent oxidoreductase yields the protein MKPIRFAGYLAIAVILGGSLCVIPARGQGMTEHAHTEAALSTSLTLVIDGKATTLSVTELQAMPQKTITVHNPHTKMDESYTGVELSDLLAKYGVALDKTTQRKILRSYLRVEGADHYFVLYSAAEVEGEIHNGDVIVATGMNGGGLGEDGAIKLVASQDKKPMRWVRNVTKITLVTVD from the coding sequence ATGAAGCCAATTCGATTTGCTGGCTATTTAGCAATCGCGGTGATTTTGGGCGGCAGCCTCTGTGTGATTCCCGCACGCGGCCAGGGAATGACAGAGCATGCTCACACCGAGGCTGCGCTATCGACGAGCCTTACCCTCGTCATAGACGGCAAAGCGACGACTCTCTCCGTGACTGAGCTGCAGGCAATGCCGCAGAAGACGATTACCGTCCATAACCCGCATACGAAGATGGATGAGAGCTATACCGGCGTGGAGTTGAGCGATCTGCTCGCAAAGTATGGTGTGGCTCTGGACAAGACAACGCAGCGGAAAATCCTGCGTAGCTATCTGCGCGTCGAAGGGGCGGATCACTATTTTGTGCTCTATTCCGCAGCAGAGGTTGAAGGCGAGATACACAACGGCGACGTTATTGTAGCTACCGGAATGAATGGCGGTGGGCTGGGCGAAGACGGTGCAATCAAGCTGGTGGCCAGCCAGGACAAAAAGCCCATGCGATGGGTGCGAAACGTTACGAAGATCACGCTGGTAACGGTGGATTAG
- a CDS encoding LysR family transcriptional regulator, translating into MDFEQLKTFVEVQRQKSFSKAAEKLRITQPAVSAQIRSLEREIGETLFDRKGGKVTFTAAGRVFEPFAEHALDCQRHMMMMVAEQLRSPRGEVGISAQESTSLYVLPDVFVEFKKYYPKVALKIIRSERARTLELLANREIDFGVVSLPVKDSRFTVETIHRDELVLTVPKDHPLSSAKNIGVKDIVQFPFLLPKQGRQRELILNIFGMQDVQPKTVMEVESGELMKRFILSGLGIGFLPSANIADEVKRGALEIVKVESLRLTRDLGIVYLKEKSMTRATKAFLEIATRDVGGPGSAGLPTE; encoded by the coding sequence ATGGACTTTGAACAACTGAAGACGTTCGTCGAGGTACAGCGGCAGAAGAGCTTTTCCAAGGCAGCCGAGAAACTACGCATTACGCAGCCCGCAGTCTCAGCTCAGATTCGCTCGCTGGAGCGCGAGATCGGAGAGACGCTGTTCGACCGTAAAGGAGGCAAGGTCACCTTTACCGCTGCCGGTCGTGTCTTTGAGCCGTTTGCCGAACATGCTCTGGATTGCCAGCGGCACATGATGATGATGGTGGCAGAGCAGCTGCGATCTCCGCGGGGAGAGGTTGGCATCAGCGCGCAGGAGTCCACCAGCCTGTATGTCTTGCCGGATGTATTTGTGGAGTTCAAAAAATATTATCCGAAGGTTGCGCTGAAGATTATTCGCTCCGAGAGGGCACGCACGCTCGAGCTGCTGGCAAACCGCGAGATCGATTTCGGAGTCGTCTCTCTTCCTGTAAAAGATTCGCGCTTTACGGTAGAGACCATTCATCGCGATGAGCTGGTGCTTACGGTTCCCAAGGATCATCCACTGTCCTCGGCGAAAAATATCGGGGTGAAGGATATTGTGCAGTTTCCCTTTCTGCTGCCCAAACAGGGGCGGCAGCGGGAGCTGATTCTCAACATCTTTGGAATGCAGGATGTTCAGCCTAAGACCGTGATGGAGGTCGAGAGCGGCGAGCTTATGAAGCGCTTCATCCTGTCCGGCCTCGGTATCGGGTTTCTGCCAAGCGCCAACATCGCAGACGAGGTCAAACGCGGCGCGTTGGAGATTGTGAAGGTTGAATCGCTACGCCTCACCCGCGACCTGGGAATCGTCTATCTCAAGGAAAAATCAATGACGCGGGCAACAAAGGCGTTTCTGGAGATTGCCACACGTGATGTGGGCGGGCCGGGGTCTGCAGGGCTGCCGACTGAATGA
- a CDS encoding P-II family nitrogen regulator — translation MTKIEAIVRPNRFDAIKEALSELGVEGMTVGEVRGHGRQKGHTETYRGREYEVSLIPKLRVEIVVSDERVEPIIEAIVKHGATGEIGDGKIFLFKAEDAIRIRNQERGERAL, via the coding sequence ATGACAAAAATAGAGGCGATTGTAAGACCGAACAGATTTGACGCGATCAAGGAAGCACTCTCAGAGCTTGGAGTCGAGGGCATGACAGTAGGAGAGGTTCGCGGTCACGGCAGGCAGAAGGGGCACACGGAGACGTATCGTGGCCGGGAGTACGAGGTTAGCCTGATTCCCAAACTGCGAGTCGAAATTGTCGTCTCCGACGAGCGTGTCGAGCCAATCATCGAAGCGATTGTGAAGCACGGTGCGACCGGCGAGATCGGCGATGGAAAGATCTTCCTCTTCAAAGCCGAAGACGCGATCCGTATAAGAAACCAGGAACGCGGAGAGCGGGCCTTATAA
- a CDS encoding ammonium transporter, producing the protein MSPTVNQAVRLSFPQKISRLGERLHDAQWRRYGMVLLTGKVLGVAAVMLVATFITELCFTNVLAADSPVKAADIVNPVNTAWTLIAAFLVFGMQVGFTMLEAGFCRSRETVNVLMECVVDTCLCGLLFYAIGFSFMFSHGNGFIGYHWFFLKDIPATYESTGVSFLAFWIFQFAFADTCSTITSGAMIGRTGFVGDLLYSLAVSGFIYPIIGHWAWGPDGFLATMGSTGFFLPTLGQSFHDFAGSTVVHTIGGMVALAGSIVLGPRLGRKFKRDGGGPMLPHDLTIAASGGLLLWFGWYGFNPGSTLSAMDFEGIGRISANTTLAACAAGLTAMMVAYFMSKKWDISFTVNGFLAGLVAITCPCYWVSPTGAIILGGVAGVIVVFGVELLEWLRIDDPIGAVPVHGICGIWGTLSLGLFAVGKYGATGPLAPDNSAPLKGLFYGGGLALFKAQFIGSAIITLSTFAVAMLVMWLVNLTGTLRVSREGELYGLDLHEHGISAYPEYVITTLGTPTGMVHAEK; encoded by the coding sequence ATGTCACCAACAGTGAACCAGGCAGTAAGACTATCGTTCCCGCAGAAGATCAGCCGACTGGGCGAACGCCTGCACGATGCTCAGTGGCGTCGTTACGGCATGGTTCTACTCACCGGCAAGGTGCTTGGCGTTGCGGCTGTTATGCTGGTCGCCACTTTTATCACCGAGCTCTGCTTTACCAACGTGTTGGCCGCCGATTCGCCGGTCAAGGCAGCCGATATTGTCAACCCAGTCAACACGGCGTGGACGCTGATTGCTGCCTTCCTTGTCTTCGGAATGCAGGTCGGCTTCACCATGCTTGAGGCCGGCTTCTGTCGCTCGCGCGAGACGGTCAACGTGCTGATGGAGTGCGTCGTCGACACCTGTCTTTGCGGCTTGCTCTTTTATGCCATCGGCTTCTCGTTCATGTTTAGCCATGGCAACGGCTTCATTGGCTATCACTGGTTCTTTCTGAAAGACATTCCGGCGACTTACGAGTCCACCGGCGTCAGCTTCCTGGCCTTCTGGATCTTCCAGTTTGCCTTTGCAGATACCTGCTCCACCATCACCTCCGGAGCTATGATCGGACGCACAGGCTTCGTCGGCGATCTGCTCTACAGCCTTGCTGTCTCCGGTTTCATCTATCCCATCATCGGCCACTGGGCATGGGGTCCTGACGGCTTTCTCGCAACAATGGGAAGCACGGGCTTCTTCCTTCCCACGCTTGGCCAGAGCTTCCACGACTTCGCCGGCTCAACCGTCGTTCATACGATTGGCGGCATGGTCGCTCTCGCGGGCTCGATCGTTCTGGGACCACGACTTGGACGCAAGTTCAAGCGTGATGGTGGCGGGCCCATGTTGCCGCACGATCTCACGATTGCTGCATCAGGCGGCTTGCTCCTGTGGTTTGGCTGGTATGGCTTCAACCCGGGCAGCACGCTCTCTGCCATGGACTTTGAGGGCATCGGCCGAATCTCGGCAAACACCACGCTTGCAGCTTGTGCCGCTGGCCTGACTGCCATGATGGTGGCCTACTTCATGAGTAAGAAGTGGGACATTAGCTTCACGGTGAATGGCTTCCTTGCAGGCCTGGTGGCGATTACCTGCCCTTGCTACTGGGTAAGCCCCACCGGAGCCATCATCCTTGGCGGCGTTGCTGGCGTTATCGTTGTCTTCGGAGTTGAATTGCTCGAGTGGCTTCGCATTGACGATCCCATCGGCGCAGTGCCGGTCCATGGTATCTGCGGTATATGGGGTACGCTGTCGCTCGGCTTGTTTGCGGTAGGGAAGTACGGTGCAACCGGTCCGCTGGCCCCCGACAATAGTGCTCCTCTCAAGGGCCTCTTCTATGGCGGCGGGTTGGCACTCTTCAAGGCGCAGTTCATCGGTAGCGCGATCATCACCCTCTCCACATTCGCAGTAGCGATGCTGGTCATGTGGCTGGTGAACCTGACAGGTACGTTGCGTGTTTCGAGAGAGGGCGAGCTCTATGGTCTCGATCTGCACGAGCATGGAATCTCTGCCTATCCAGAGTATGTCATCACTACTTTGGGGACTCCTACCGGCATGGTGCATGCAGAAAAATAG
- a CDS encoding porin produces the protein MAQSKRKTALTRTMIATLACCAGALLITQNTQAQDASPPAAPSTTTPAAAPAAAPAAAPAAAPSVWSVGGIDFSGLVDGYYNFNANHPPDSTNGNQLRNFDYDANTFSLNMAKLTMSHDPDPVGFRIDLGFGKAFNQILSTEPNFKHLEQAFVSWKPTKAKGFEADFGEFVTSAGAEVIETKDNWNYSRSLLFSLAIPYYHVGLRTSMPVTKSFTAGVQVVNGWNNFSDNNSGKTIGLTGVYTKPKYTLSANYYVGPENNKTNKGYRNLIDTTLLLTPTPKVSAYINYDYGQNRNAAVIDSTAAIPQYETTNLSHWQGIAAALHYQATGKVSFSPRFEYFKDESGFSTGTVQNVNEFTMTGEYKMPEGLLARLEFRRDDSDQPYFVKGSRTVNAQSTLEVGVVAFFGPKR, from the coding sequence ATGGCTCAATCAAAGAGGAAGACGGCACTTACGAGAACCATGATCGCAACCTTGGCATGTTGCGCCGGAGCGCTTCTCATCACACAAAACACCCAGGCACAGGACGCATCGCCACCCGCAGCGCCGTCCACCACAACGCCGGCTGCAGCACCTGCTGCGGCACCTGCTGCGGCACCAGCCGCCGCACCGTCAGTCTGGAGCGTCGGAGGAATCGACTTCAGCGGCCTTGTCGATGGCTACTATAACTTCAATGCAAATCACCCGCCCGATAGCACCAACGGAAACCAGCTTCGCAACTTTGACTATGACGCCAATACCTTCAGCTTAAATATGGCCAAGTTGACGATGTCTCATGATCCCGATCCCGTGGGGTTCCGAATCGATCTTGGGTTTGGCAAAGCGTTCAACCAGATCCTCAGCACCGAGCCTAACTTCAAGCATCTTGAGCAGGCTTTCGTTAGCTGGAAACCCACTAAAGCCAAGGGGTTCGAGGCAGACTTCGGCGAGTTTGTGACGTCTGCTGGCGCAGAAGTCATTGAGACGAAAGATAACTGGAACTACTCACGTTCTCTGCTCTTCTCGCTGGCAATTCCTTATTACCATGTCGGACTTCGCACCTCCATGCCAGTGACTAAGAGCTTTACTGCCGGTGTCCAGGTTGTAAACGGCTGGAATAACTTCAGCGACAACAACAGCGGCAAAACAATTGGACTTACCGGTGTCTACACCAAGCCGAAATACACGTTGAGCGCAAACTATTATGTCGGCCCCGAGAACAACAAGACGAACAAGGGATATCGCAACCTTATCGACACCACCTTGTTGCTGACACCGACTCCAAAGGTCAGTGCGTATATCAACTATGACTATGGTCAGAACCGTAATGCGGCCGTCATTGACAGCACTGCTGCAATACCGCAGTACGAGACGACGAATCTGTCTCATTGGCAGGGTATCGCCGCTGCGCTGCACTATCAGGCCACCGGCAAAGTTTCCTTTTCCCCGCGCTTTGAATATTTCAAGGATGAGTCCGGGTTCTCGACTGGAACAGTGCAAAACGTCAACGAATTCACCATGACGGGCGAATACAAGATGCCGGAAGGACTTCTGGCGCGGCTTGAATTCCGTCGCGACGACTCCGATCAACCCTACTTTGTAAAAGGCAGCCGCACGGTGAATGCGCAGTCAACCCTGGAGGTTGGTGTAGTCGCTTTCTTTGGGCCGAAGAGATAG